The Stigmatella ashevillena genomic sequence ACGGCTTCCCGGTTGGGCCGCACCGCGGACGCCAGATCCACGTACCCATCGGTGGGGCTGACGGCGAGCCGGCGCCAGGACACCTGGCGGCCCTTGGCCCCCGCGAACGTGGCGTTGAGATCCAACGCCGCCGCTTCGGGGCCGAAGTCCGTGTCACATCCCGACTTGCCCTCGTTGTCGAAGCCTCCCGTGACGTAGAAGTCTCCGACGAAGCCCAGCGCGCGTTGGATCTCCGTGGCGCGAACCATCCGGCCGCGGGCGCGCTCGAGGTCCATCAGCAGCAGCGTCGCCGTGGCGCGCGTGTTCGGGTCGCTGCTGCGGCGGCCGATGACCTGCGCATAGGTGCTCACCAGCGGGGTGATGTCCTCCAACTCCTCGACCATGCCGTGAAGGCGGATGAGGTAGGCGGCTCCCCGGGGAGAAGAGGCCAGTTCGAGCGCCTGGGCGGCATGGGCCTGCGCTGCCTCGGTGTTGGGCGCCTTGGCCCAGGTCAGGAGCGGGCACGTAAATACGAAGAGTGCGGCGAGCCATGGGAAACGAAACATCCGTCGTATTCCTCGTCCGGTCATGGGGGGGTGATGTTTCCAGCCCTGGAAGGGGCTGACGCCGATGAACAGGCGCCACGGGGGGCGCCTTCCCCTGCATGTTGCTCCGGACGGCGGACAGGCAGCCGGCAAAACGTCACGCGCCGCGAAAAAACATCGCCCCGGCGCCTCCTCGAAAGGAGAACAGGCCGGGGCGCGGGGACGTGCCGGGAAAAAAGGCTAGAGCGGCCGGAGCGCTTTGGGCCGAACCAGGATGCCCGTGGGGACCTCCGCGCAAGCCGCGAATTCCTCGGCCGCGAGCAGCTCGGAGGCGGAGAGGATGCGGTCCACGTCCAGCAGCAGGACCAAGCCGTCTCCATGGCGGCCCATGCCCGCGATGAAGGAGTCCATGTAGACGGTGGCACCAAAGGAGGGGGCGGGGACCACTTCGCGTGCACCGAGGAGCACCCGGGCGCCCACTGAGTCCGCCGTCAGGCCCATGCGCATCCGGACGCCCTCTCGCTGGACCTCCACGATGAGCACGCTGGTGCGCGCGGCCGTGGAGCAGAAGGCCTGGCCCAGCCGGGGGCCCAAGTCCACCACTGGAATCTTGCGCCCGCCCAGACCGATGGCGCCGCGCATGAAACGAGGGGCCGAGGGCACGTGGGTCACCGCCACGTCGTGGAGCACCTCACGGACGCAGAAGTCCGGAATGGCGTAGTGCTCTCCTCCGAGCTCGAAGGTGCAGTACTGCTCGGCTTGTCCCGGCACCAATGCCAGCGTCATGCATACCTCGGTCAAGGGGAGGACACCCTACGCCCCTCCCCATCAACAGTGAAACTGTGAAACTCTATATGTTGTGTAATTCTCAAGATCAACTAACACGATAAAACACTTGAGCCCTCATTGTAGGAGGGATATCGGGTTTGTCGAGGATATCAGTGAAAAATCCGCTCCAGGTTAACGCGTCGCGCAAGCACGGGCGAGGGTAAGCACCTCCACGGGGCCCGCGCCCACGGCGAGCAGCGCGGACGCCGCAGCCCGGGCGGTGGCTCCCGTGGTGAGCACGTCATCCAGCAGCAGGAGGGGTTGGCCAGCGGCCAGGCCCGAGGCGAGAAAAGCCCCGGCGACGTTGCGGGCGCGATCCCCCTCGTCGAGGCCGACCTGTCTTTGTGTCTCGCGTGCGCGGGTGAGCAGGCCCACGGGGGCTCGTCGGCCCGTGGCCCGGGCGAGCGCCCCGGCGAGGAGCTGAGTCTGGTCATACCGGCGCTCGCGAAAACGGCGGGCATGGAGGGGCAGGGCGACAATCAAGGCCGGGGCCCGTGCGAGGAAGGCCCGGGCTTCGTCCGCGAGCAGCGTGGCCAGGGGCGCGGCCAGCTCGGGGTGGTCCTCGTACTTGTAGCGGTGGATGGCGCGAGCCACGGGGCCTTCGTGGATGAAGGGCGCCCAGACCCGTGAGAAGGGCGGCGGGTGGAGATGGCAGCGGGGGCACGTGAGGGCAGGGAAGGCTCCCGGCTCCGCGCAGGTGCGGCAGCAGGCGGGCGGAAGGCGCTCCAGGGCGGTGTCGCACGTCTCGCAGAAGAGGGCTCGCGTGGGGAGCACCTGTGCGCAGGCCAGACAGGAAGGGGGATACAGCAGCTCCGCCCAACCGCTCAGGGTCTGCGTGGCGGCCTTGCCCCATGAGGCGGCAAGCCCTCTTGGCGTGTCATTCCCCACGGCTTTCTCCCGGGCGCCCTGGAAGGCGACACCCCGCGGGCCCCCAAGCAGGA encodes the following:
- a CDS encoding chemotaxis protein CheW codes for the protein MTLALVPGQAEQYCTFELGGEHYAIPDFCVREVLHDVAVTHVPSAPRFMRGAIGLGGRKIPVVDLGPRLGQAFCSTAARTSVLIVEVQREGVRMRMGLTADSVGARVLLGAREVVPAPSFGATVYMDSFIAGMGRHGDGLVLLLDVDRILSASELLAAEEFAACAEVPTGILVRPKALRPL
- a CDS encoding ComF family protein, whose translation is MSGWAELLYPPSCLACAQVLPTRALFCETCDTALERLPPACCRTCAEPGAFPALTCPRCHLHPPPFSRVWAPFIHEGPVARAIHRYKYEDHPELAAPLATLLADEARAFLARAPALIVALPLHARRFRERRYDQTQLLAGALARATGRRAPVGLLTRARETQRQVGLDEGDRARNVAGAFLASGLAAGQPLLLLDDVLTTGATARAAASALLAVGAGPVEVLTLARACATR